A single region of the Lepus europaeus isolate LE1 chromosome 1, mLepTim1.pri, whole genome shotgun sequence genome encodes:
- the NEU2 gene encoding sialidase-2 produces MATCPVLQRETLFQLGSHTYRIPALLFLSQQKTLLAFVERRGSKTDEHAELIVLRRGDYDAATHRVQWHAQEVVAQAQLEGHRSMNPCPLYDAKTGTLFLFFIAIPGQVSEYQQLQSKENKTRLCHVTSSDHGKTWSQATDLTSSVIGQAHSTWATFAVGPGHCLQLRSGSLVVPAYAYRNLPDLPHPSPYAFCFLSQDNGRTWNMGNFVAPQTLECQVAEIRAGGQRVLYLNARSPQGSRVQAQSTNGGLDFQEPQAVKALVEPPYGCHGSVVSFPSPTSGPGRRVRWLLYTHPTDSQQRSNLGAYLNQQPPNPETWSQPTLLATGSCAYSDLQIMGTGPDGSPLFGCLYEAKNYEEVVFLLFTLKQAFPTAAAATAESQ; encoded by the exons ATGGCCACCTGCCCGGTCCTGCAGAGGGAGACCTTGTTCCAGCTGGGAAGCCACACCTACAGGATCCCGGCTCTGCTCTTCCTTTCCCAGCAGAAGACGCTGCTAGCCTTCGTGGAGAGGCGGGGGAGCAAGACGGATGAGCACGCCGAGCTGATCGTGCTGCGCCGGGGAGACTACGATGCAGCCACCCACCGGGTGCAG TGGCACGCGCAGGAGGTGGTGGCCCAGGCGCAGCTGGAGGGCCACCGGTCCATGAACCCCTGTCCCCTGTATGATGCGAAGACGGggactctcttcctcttcttcattgCCATCCCAGGACAGGTCTCTGAGTACCAACAGCTGCAAAGCAAGGAAAACAAGACACGGCTGTGCCACGTCACCAGCTCTGACCACGGGAAGACCTGGAGCCAGGCCACAGATCTCACCAGCTCCGTCATTGGCCAGGCCCACAGCACGTGGGCCACCTTTGCCGTGGGCCCCGGGCACTGCCTGCAGCTGCGAAGTGGCAGCCTGGTGGTGCCCGCCTACGCCTACCGGAACCTGCCCGACCTCCCGCACCCTTCCCCCTACGCCTTCTGCTTCCTCAGCCAGGACAACGGGCGCACGTGGAACATGGGGAACTTTGTGGCCCCACAGACGCTGGAGTGCCAGGTGGCAGAAATCAGGGCTGGGGGGCAGAGGGTGCTGTATCTCAACGCCAGAAGCCCACAGGGATCCAGGGTCCAGGCCCAGAGCACCAACGGTGGGCTCGATTTTCAGGAGCCCCAGGCCGTGAAGGCGCTGGTGGAGCCCCCCTATGGCTGCCACGGGAGCGTGGTCAGCTTCCCCAGCCCCACGTCGGGGCCAGGACGCCGGGTGAGATGGCTGCTCTACACCCACCCCACCGACTCCCAGCAGAGGTCCAACCTGGGTGCATACCTCAACCAGCAGCCCCCCAACCCCGAGACCTGGTCGCAGCCCACGCTGCTGGCCACGGGCAGCTGCGCCTACTCGGACCTGCAGATCATGGGGACCGGGCCCGACGGCTCGCCTCTGTTTGGGTGTCTGTACGAGGCCAAGAATTATGAAGAGGTGGTCTTCCTGCTGTTCACGCTGAAGCAGGCCTTCCCAACCGCAGCCGCGGCTACGGCTGAGTCCCAGTGA